One genomic region from Quercus robur chromosome 4, dhQueRobu3.1, whole genome shotgun sequence encodes:
- the LOC126722680 gene encoding putative disease resistance protein At3g14460 gives MPVGIAKLKGLQTLCFEYMDEWQDWIPCKVECEEFPCLSELSISNCPKLGKFSYHLPSLEKLSIHTCEQLVVSISSHSVLQVLEIVKCKEVVHGSVKVEKLIIKICEELTSLCEDGLMSFVTLKIKIEWCQSLVNIKLKSTLRELTINHCNALESLQFLMDEGGASSTSSLLMNEENLRCIGNNNASLLEHLEISSCPSLKCVSTIVDLAAMLKRLDIEGCPNLTSLSSRDALPTTLKFLRLADCPKLESIVDNLNKDTLLEHLLIICCEKLRCLPRGLHELCHLKEIDIYECNSLISLGDLLPTNLRSLEIRDCEKLEALPKNMHNLNFLQDLSIGGFPSIVSFPEEGFPTNLREVRLSGANLCKQIFELGLHRLTSLTSLFIADGIMDSFPEEEDGKTMLMLPTSLTTLTLWRFPNLLFLSWKFFQNLSTLEQIFIGACPKLASLSEKCFPPSLQRFHIYECPVLKQNCKKDKGIMWTKIAKIPSVEID, from the coding sequence ATGCCAGTGGGAATTGCGAAATTAAAGGGCTTACAAACACTTTGCTTTGAGTATATGGATGAATGGCAAGATTGGATTCCTTGCAAAGTTGAGTGCGAAGAATTCCCTTGTTTGAGTGAGCTTTCTATCTCTAACTGCCCCAAATTAGGAAAATTTTCCTATCATCTCCCGTCATTGGAAAAACTTTCCATTCATACATGTGAGCAATTGGTTGTTTCAATTTCAAGCCATTCAGTGCTTCAAGTATTAGAAATTGTAAAATGTAAAGAGGTTGTGCATGGGTCTGTGAAGGTAGAAAagctaataataaaaatttgtgagGAGCTGACATCTCTATGTGAAGATGGGCTTATGTCCTTTGtaacactaaaaattaaaatcgaATGGTGCCAAAGTCTTGTAAACATCAAGTTGAAGTCTACATTAAGGGAACTAACAATCAACCACTGTAATGCTTTGGAATCCTTGCAATTTTTGATGGATGAGGGAGGGGCttcttcaacttcttctttATTGATGAATGAGGAGAATCTTAGATGCATTGGTAACAACAATGCATCTCTTCTTGAGCACTTGGAAATTTCTAGTTGTCCATCCCTAAAATGCGTATCAACAATAGTCGACTTAGCTGCCATGCTTAAACGCCTTGATATTGAAGGTTGCCCAAATCTAACATCTTTATCATCGAGAGACGCGCTACCTACCACCCTTAAATTCCTTAGGCTAGCAGATTGTCCAAAACTGGAGTCAATAGTAGACAACTTAAACAAGGATACGTTACTTGAAcatcttttaattatttgttgtgaaaaGCTTAGGTGCTTACCGAGAGGCCTACACGAACTCTGTCACCTCAAAGAGATTGATATATACGAGTGTAATAGTCTCATCTCTTTAGGAGATTTGCTCCCCACCAACTTGAGAAGTCTTGAAATCAGAGACTGTGAGAAACTGGAGGCCTTGCCGAAAAACATGCACAACCTCAACTTTTTGCAAGATTTATCAATAGGTGGATTTCCAAGTATCGTATCCTTTCCGGAAGAGGGTTTCCCCACCAACCTTAGAGAGGTTAGGTTGTCAGGGGCGAATCTCTGTAAGCAAATATTTGAGTTGGGACTGCACAGACTCACGTCGCTTACATCTCTCTTTATTGCTGATGGAATTATGGATTCGTTTCCAGAAGAGGAAGATGGGAAGACGATGTTGATGTTGCCTACATCTCTCACTACCCTGACCTTATGGAGGTTTCCAAATTTGTTATTCCTCTCCTGGAAGTTCTTTCAAAACCTCTCTACActtgaacaaattttcattGGTGCATGCCCTAAACTTGCGTCTCTCTCAGAGAAGTGTTTTCCTCCCTCGCTTCAGCGATTTCATATTTATGAATGTCCTGTGCTGAAACAAAACTGCAAGAAAGACAAAGGGATAATGTGGACAAAGATTGCCAAAATCCCTTCGGTTGAAATTGATTAG
- the LOC126722678 gene encoding putative disease resistance RPP13-like protein 1, producing the protein MSVIAEAALAGFFQVLFEKLTSPELWKIFQQEKVDADLKKWAITLRNIRKVLVDAEEKQMTDEFVKSWLAELQDLAYDADDILDEFATEALRRELNAEEASTSTVIIKFINDCVGSDRDFVTLMRSKIEDIDTRLQKIVKDKKDLELKENSGGRTITTRSWPPSTSLVNESRTYGRDEDKKKIVKLLLESSDAQLSVIPIVGMGGLGKTTLAQLVYRDNEVSNYFDLKAWVCVSEDFDNLRLTKEILHSFTSKPWDNNSTLDSLQVELEEKLSTKKFLLILDDVWNEDYVLWTELRKPFESGALGSKIVVTTRNFGVTSTMGTTLPYKLEELSHDACLRVFTHHALDATDFSKYPELKEFGQKIVNKCKGVPLAAKVLGGLLRTARNRNEWENVLNSKILDIPEEKGKIFSVLKLSYNYLPSHLKRCFAYCSLFPKDDEFEEKDLVLLWMAEGLV; encoded by the coding sequence ATGTCGGTAATTGCAGAAGCCGCTCTAGCCGGTTTTTTTCAGGTGTTGTTTGAGAAGTTAACTTCCCCTGAATTGTGGAAGATCTTTCAGCAAGAGAAAGTTGATGCTGATCTCAAGAAGTGGGCAATAACGCTGCGGAACATCCGTAAAGTTCTGGTTGATGCCGAAGAGAAGCAGATGACAGACGAGTTTGTGAAGAGCTGGCTGGCTGAGCTGCAAGACTTGGCTTATGATGCGGATGACATTTTGGACGAGTTTGCTACTGAAGCTTTGCGACGTGAGCTGAATGCAGAAGAAGCCAGCACAAGTACGGTAATAATAAAGTTCATCAATGATTGTGTTGGTTCAGATCGAGATTTTGTTACGTTGATGCGGTCCAAGATTGAAGATATTGATACACGACTgcaaaaaatagtgaaagatAAGAAAGATCTGGAGTTGAAAGAAAATAGTGGGGGAAGGACTATAACAACAAGATCATGGCCGCCCTCGACTTCTCTGGTGAATGAAAGTCGTACTTACGGCAGAGatgaagataaaaagaaaattgtcaAGTTGTTGCTCGAATCAAGTGATGCTCAACTCTCTGTGATTCCCATAGTTGGTATGGGTGGACTGGGGAAGACGACTCTTGCCCAGCTAGTCTACAGAGACAACGAAGTGAGCaattattttgatttgaaagCATGGGTTTGCGTGTCTGAAGATTTTGACAATCTAAGGTTGACAAAAGAAATTCTACACTCTTTCACTTCTAAACCTTGGGATAATAATAGTACTTTAGATTCACTACAAGTCGAACTGGAGGAGAAATTATCCACGAAGAAGTTCTTGCTTATCTTGGATGACGTTTGGAATGAAGACTACGTATTGTGGACTGAACTACGCAAGCCTTTTGAATCTGGGGCTCTAGGAAGTAAAATAGTTGTCACGACTCGGAACTTTGGTGTTACATCAACGATGGGTACTACTCTACCGTACAAGTTGGAAGAGTTGTCACATGATGCTTGTTTGCGTGTATTTACCCACCACGCATTAGATGCAACAGATTTTAGTAAGTATCCAGAACTTAAAGAATTTGGTCAAAAAATTGTGAATAAGTGCAAGGGAGTACCTTTGGCAGCAAAAGTACTAGGCGGCCTTTTACGCACGGCACGCAATCGCAATGAGTGGGAAAATGTGTTAAATAGCAAGATCTTGGATATTCCTGAAGAAAAAGGCAAGATTTTTTCCGTTCTTAAATTAAGCTACAACTATCTCCCTTCTCATTTGAAGAGGTGCTTTGCCTATTGTTCACTATTTCCAAAGGATGATGAATTTGAGGAGAAAGATCTGGTCTTGTTATGGATGGCTGAAGGTTTGGtttaa